A window from Hymenobacter volaticus encodes these proteins:
- a CDS encoding SBBP repeat-containing protein, producing MKHTYTHLLPMIAFLLLHNSFTQAQTIDSPGASRLLKHPAALPIEASALRHALPSTGKEPTAQLPQLPLPTKPHLSQAVNLGARGSQAHTSGPVREQWVARYTTPDNSYDVATSTAVDAAGNVYVTGYSFQDASNAVSYDYLTIKYSAEGVKQWEGRYNGSANGDDVAKAIAVDSAGNVYVTGSSYNGTSYDYATLKYSAHGQQLWEARYNGPADNDDLAVSLAVDAAGNLLVTGASYNGPTTSYDYVTVKYSSVGAQLWTARYNGSGNSDELPTTLALDGSGNVYVTGNAYAGNQGDYLTLKYSTTGQPQWEARYNGPASGYDLARDLAVDAAGNVAVTGTSDNGSSYDYATVRYSTSGQQLWATRYNGGGNSYDEATGVALDAAGNVAVTGFANTGNNNWNYVTIFYASANGQRVWLREYNGPDNGYDEAKDIAVDANGSVAVAGRSYNSSGESDYVTLKYSNVGQQLWEARYNGPARGDDEATALAVDAAGNVLVTGTSFAGSRNFDYATLKYAATTGEQMWVSIFTGTQTSSPATQAKDMAVDPVGNVVVTGLTPVGSGSNSYATVKYAATGQKLWEARYSFGFISADLLAVEVDAAGNVYIAGSFNNEYTTIKYDGASGRQLWVRRYFPGVINRGNRVTDLVVDAAGNAYVTGASVMGITTGFDYATIKYSPSGEQLWAMRYVSARNDIPSSLTLDAAGNVFVTGISYSEQFNRIESTTIKYSPSGQVQWVARYDDPVREDNPTAITVDAVGNVYVTGTSTLKYSSSGTLLWTAQYFSNGTAIAVDAAGNVLVTGTGYLNGNASQGVWVTAKCDGATGQRLWQVFSGAGNTTDQAVDMAIDSAGDAYVTGVSVNGTSNYNTIKYAGTSGHVLWETRDNTPSIDNNRPVRVVVDAAGSVVVAGTTLASPTDPDYLIIKYTQASSTASTAVLTTRATLTALGNMQQELAVYPNPAAGQASVSFRPMLDGPAQVAVYNQLGQQVASLYEGAVRKGQHYELPLHSHKLAPGLYICSLLVGGQRETVRVLVTH from the coding sequence ATGAAACACACATATACTCACTTGCTGCCGATGATAGCCTTTCTGCTTCTGCACAATTCATTCACACAGGCCCAAACAATTGATTCACCGGGTGCCTCGAGACTCTTAAAGCACCCAGCCGCTTTGCCAATTGAAGCCTCGGCTCTGCGTCACGCCTTACCCTCGACGGGGAAGGAGCCTACTGCGCAACTACCTCAGTTGCCCCTTCCAACAAAACCTCATCTATCTCAAGCCGTTAACCTTGGTGCAAGGGGTAGTCAAGCTCACACCTCGGGGCCGGTGCGCGAGCAGTGGGTAGCACGCTACACTACACCCGACAACAGCTACGACGTGGCCACGAGCACTGCTGTAGATGCCGCGGGCAACGTGTACGTGACCGGCTATTCATTCCAAGACGCCAGCAACGCTGTCAGCTACGACTATCTCACCATTAAGTATTCCGCGGAGGGGGTAAAACAGTGGGAGGGACGCTACAACGGGTCAGCCAATGGCGACGATGTGGCCAAAGCCATTGCTGTAGACTCAGCAGGCAATGTGTATGTGACCGGCAGCTCCTACAATGGCACCAGCTATGATTACGCTACGCTCAAGTACTCGGCCCACGGCCAGCAGCTATGGGAGGCCCGCTACAATGGCCCCGCCGACAACGACGACTTAGCAGTAAGTCTGGCTGTAGATGCGGCCGGCAACTTACTCGTAACGGGTGCTTCCTACAACGGCCCCACCACCAGCTACGATTATGTAACGGTGAAATATTCGTCGGTTGGGGCACAGCTCTGGACGGCCCGCTACAACGGCAGCGGCAACAGCGATGAGCTACCCACCACACTGGCCCTCGACGGCAGCGGCAATGTGTACGTGACGGGCAACGCCTACGCCGGCAACCAGGGCGACTATCTTACGCTGAAGTACTCGACCACGGGTCAGCCGCAGTGGGAAGCCCGCTACAATGGCCCGGCCAGCGGCTACGACCTAGCGCGCGACTTGGCCGTGGATGCCGCTGGCAACGTGGCCGTGACGGGCACCTCCGACAACGGGAGCAGCTATGACTACGCCACGGTGCGCTACTCGACCAGCGGGCAGCAGCTCTGGGCTACACGCTACAACGGCGGGGGCAACAGCTACGACGAAGCCACTGGCGTGGCCCTCGATGCAGCAGGCAACGTGGCCGTCACCGGTTTTGCCAACACCGGCAACAACAACTGGAATTATGTAACCATCTTCTATGCCAGTGCTAACGGCCAGCGGGTGTGGTTAAGAGAATATAATGGCCCCGACAACGGTTATGACGAAGCTAAGGACATTGCCGTGGACGCAAACGGCAGCGTAGCCGTGGCGGGCCGCTCATACAACAGCAGTGGCGAGAGTGACTACGTTACGCTTAAGTACTCGAATGTAGGTCAGCAGCTATGGGAGGCTCGTTACAACGGGCCCGCTCGTGGCGACGACGAAGCAACAGCCTTAGCCGTGGATGCAGCCGGCAATGTGCTCGTGACGGGCACCTCGTTTGCTGGCAGCCGCAACTTCGATTATGCCACCCTCAAGTACGCTGCTACCACTGGCGAGCAAATGTGGGTAAGCATATTCACGGGCACTCAAACATCCAGCCCTGCAACCCAAGCCAAGGATATGGCCGTTGACCCCGTTGGCAACGTGGTAGTGACGGGACTTACCCCTGTAGGTAGCGGCAGCAACTCCTACGCCACGGTCAAATACGCAGCCACTGGACAGAAGCTTTGGGAGGCGCGCTATTCGTTCGGGTTTATCAGTGCTGATTTGTTGGCCGTGGAGGTAGACGCGGCCGGCAATGTGTATATAGCTGGCAGCTTCAACAACGAATACACTACCATCAAATACGATGGTGCCAGCGGACGACAGCTCTGGGTCAGGCGTTACTTTCCGGGAGTTATCAATCGGGGTAATCGAGTGACGGACTTAGTCGTGGATGCGGCCGGCAACGCCTACGTGACGGGCGCCTCCGTTATGGGTATCACGACGGGTTTCGATTACGCTACCATTAAGTACTCGCCAAGTGGTGAGCAGCTCTGGGCAATGCGGTACGTTAGTGCCCGCAACGATATACCCTCGAGCTTGACCTTGGATGCGGCTGGCAACGTGTTTGTAACTGGAATTTCTTATTCAGAGCAGTTCAATAGGATAGAGTCTACCACTATCAAGTACTCGCCGAGCGGCCAAGTGCAGTGGGTGGCCCGCTACGATGACCCCGTCCGCGAAGACAACCCCACGGCTATAACCGTAGATGCCGTCGGCAACGTGTACGTGACGGGTACCAGCACGCTCAAGTACTCGTCGAGCGGTACACTTCTCTGGACCGCTCAATACTTCTCCAATGGCACTGCAATAGCCGTAGATGCCGCCGGTAATGTGTTGGTGACCGGCACAGGCTACCTCAATGGTAATGCCAGCCAGGGGGTTTGGGTGACAGCCAAGTGCGACGGAGCCACGGGGCAACGGCTCTGGCAGGTGTTCAGCGGAGCTGGCAACACAACCGATCAGGCTGTGGATATGGCTATTGATAGTGCTGGTGATGCCTACGTGACTGGCGTATCGGTTAACGGCACCAGCAACTACAACACCATCAAGTATGCCGGAACCAGCGGCCATGTGCTGTGGGAAACCCGCGACAACACCCCCAGCATCGACAACAACCGGCCGGTGCGTGTGGTCGTGGATGCGGCCGGCAGTGTGGTTGTGGCGGGTACCACACTGGCCAGCCCTACCGACCCCGATTACCTGATCATCAAATACACCCAAGCCAGCAGCACCGCTTCAACCGCCGTTTTAACCACCCGTGCCACACTAACGGCGTTGGGGAATATGCAGCAGGAACTGGCCGTATACCCCAATCCGGCTGCCGGCCAAGCGTCCGTGAGCTTCCGGCCGATGCTCGATGGGCCGGCGCAGGTAGCGGTCTACAACCAGCTAGGCCAGCAAGTAGCCAGCCTCTATGAAGGCGCAGTGCGCAAAGGCCAGCACTATGAGCTGCCACTCCACAGCCACAAGCTCGCCCCGGGCTTGTACATCTGTTCCTTGCTCGTGGGCGGCCAGCGCGAAACGGTGCGGGTACTAGTCACTCATTGA
- a CDS encoding SBBP repeat-containing protein: MKQSFTCLLPLAAGLLLVVPLTQAQTRLSPVSVKKQKPQPTQAQEFLLPPGARALQHALPKQTRAVSKRIATKQLAQDAQVTTSKNMQAAAAGPVSEAWTARYSGPTASYDLASATTTDAEGNVYVTGTASSVLSIDYDYVTVKYSASGQELWTARYNGSGSSDDVPKGIAVDAAGNIYVTGGSFGRTGNYGYATVKYDPDGQQLWAARYDGAANSDDLATSLALDAAGNVYVTGASYNGPTTSYDYVTVKYSTVGAQLWTARYNGSGNSDELPTTLALDGSGNVYVTGNAYSGNQGDYLTLKYSTSGQQQWAARYNGPASGYDLVRDLAVDAAGNVAVTGTSDNGSSYDYATVRYSTNGQQLWASRYNGGGNSYDEATAVALDAAGNVAVTGFADIGGGNWDYVTLKYAAAGGQPLWEARYNGSDSSYEEAKDVVVDAAGNVAVTGRSFNSSGQSDYATVKYAAASGQQLWASRYNSPTAGDEQAVSLAVDATGNVAVTGISNTSSNDSDYATLKYDATSGQPLWEARYTDALAINNDDQAKDIAVDAAGNVYVTGSSAGSGSRYDYATIKYSASGTKLWEARYDGPGDSFDTAISVAVDAAGYVYVTGTSNSDYATVKYSPAGQELWVARYNGSANSMDNPYEVAVDAAGNVYVTGFSIGTGTSYDYATLKYSPTGQEQWVARYNGAGASNDQASALAVDAEGSVYVTGATYGRFDYLTVKYSASGQQLWEAPYSGVGNGNGAATDIEVDASGNVVVTGQSIGTTGSYDYATVKYNAATGQQLWATRYNGPGNRSDQAAKLAVDPSTGHVYVTGRSYSGPAFSSSDYATLKYDATTGQQLWATRYNGPGSGVDVATDVALDAAGNAYVTGYSDNNSSGESYDFATLKYDATTGQQLWDIRYDGSPNRIDQANGLAVDAAGNVYVTGSSYSLYVNTDFATIKYVQTSTTASAGVVAATRSAFTTAGSNVQELAVYPNPAAGQAAVSFRPVLDGPAQVLVYNQLGQQVASLYEGTVRKGQHYELPLHSHKLAPGLYTCSLLVGGQRETVRVLVAH; this comes from the coding sequence ATGAAACAATCTTTTACTTGTTTGCTGCCGTTAGCCGCCGGCTTGCTTTTGGTTGTGCCGCTTACTCAGGCGCAAACTCGACTAAGCCCGGTTTCAGTTAAGAAGCAGAAACCACAGCCTACGCAAGCCCAAGAGTTTCTGCTGCCCCCCGGAGCCCGGGCCTTGCAGCATGCCTTGCCGAAACAAACGAGAGCCGTCAGCAAACGAATAGCCACCAAACAACTAGCGCAAGACGCGCAAGTAACTACCAGCAAGAATATGCAGGCGGCCGCGGCCGGACCGGTCAGTGAGGCATGGACGGCCCGTTACAGCGGCCCAACGGCCAGCTATGATTTGGCTTCCGCTACCACCACCGATGCGGAAGGCAACGTGTACGTGACGGGCACCGCCAGCAGCGTCCTTTCCATCGACTACGACTATGTTACGGTGAAGTACTCGGCCAGTGGCCAGGAACTTTGGACGGCGCGCTACAACGGCTCGGGCAGCAGCGACGATGTGCCGAAAGGCATTGCGGTGGACGCGGCAGGCAATATCTATGTAACGGGAGGCTCTTTTGGGCGCACCGGCAACTACGGCTACGCCACAGTCAAGTACGACCCAGACGGCCAGCAACTATGGGCTGCCCGCTACGACGGAGCCGCCAACAGCGACGACCTAGCCACAAGCTTGGCCCTAGATGCGGCCGGCAATGTGTACGTCACGGGGGCCTCCTACAACGGCCCCACCACCAGCTACGATTATGTAACGGTAAAATATTCGACCGTCGGGGCACAGCTCTGGACGGCCCGCTACAACGGTAGCGGCAACAGCGATGAGCTACCTACCACACTGGCCCTCGACGGCAGTGGCAACGTGTACGTGACGGGCAACGCCTACTCCGGTAACCAAGGCGATTACCTCACCCTCAAGTACTCGACCAGCGGCCAGCAGCAGTGGGCGGCCCGCTACAATGGCCCCGCTAGCGGCTACGACCTAGTGCGCGACTTGGCTGTGGATGCCGCTGGCAACGTGGCCGTGACCGGCACCTCCGACAACGGGAGCAGCTATGACTACGCCACCGTACGCTACTCGACCAACGGGCAGCAACTGTGGGCCAGCCGCTACAACGGCGGGGGCAACAGCTACGACGAAGCCACGGCGGTAGCGCTGGATGCAGCAGGCAACGTGGCCGTCACCGGCTTTGCCGACATTGGCGGCGGCAATTGGGACTACGTCACGCTCAAGTACGCCGCCGCCGGCGGGCAGCCTCTCTGGGAAGCCCGCTACAATGGCTCCGACAGCAGCTACGAGGAAGCTAAAGACGTGGTGGTAGATGCCGCCGGCAATGTGGCTGTGACGGGGCGCTCTTTCAACAGCAGCGGCCAGAGCGACTACGCCACCGTTAAGTATGCGGCAGCCAGCGGCCAGCAGCTTTGGGCCAGCCGCTACAACAGCCCAACGGCCGGCGATGAGCAGGCGGTAAGTTTGGCCGTGGATGCCACCGGCAACGTGGCCGTGACGGGCATTTCCAATACCAGCAGCAACGATTCCGACTACGCCACCCTCAAGTACGACGCCACCAGCGGGCAGCCCCTCTGGGAAGCTCGCTACACCGACGCCCTGGCCATCAACAACGACGATCAGGCCAAGGATATAGCCGTGGATGCTGCGGGCAACGTGTACGTGACAGGTTCCTCGGCGGGCAGTGGCAGCCGCTACGACTATGCCACCATCAAGTACTCGGCTAGTGGCACTAAGCTGTGGGAAGCCCGTTACGATGGCCCCGGCGACAGTTTTGATACCGCTATCAGCGTGGCCGTAGACGCCGCCGGCTACGTGTACGTGACCGGCACCAGCAACTCCGACTACGCCACCGTCAAGTACTCGCCCGCTGGCCAAGAGTTGTGGGTAGCCCGCTACAACGGCTCCGCCAACAGCATGGACAACCCCTATGAAGTGGCAGTTGATGCGGCTGGCAACGTGTATGTAACTGGCTTTTCCATTGGCACCGGCACCAGCTACGACTATGCCACCCTCAAGTACTCGCCCACGGGCCAAGAGCAATGGGTGGCCCGCTACAACGGTGCCGGCGCCAGCAACGACCAAGCCAGTGCCTTGGCTGTCGATGCGGAGGGCAGCGTGTACGTGACCGGCGCCACCTACGGCCGTTTCGACTACCTCACCGTCAAGTATTCGGCTAGTGGCCAGCAGCTCTGGGAGGCTCCTTATAGCGGAGTAGGCAATGGAAACGGCGCGGCAACCGACATAGAGGTGGATGCCAGCGGCAACGTCGTAGTAACGGGCCAGTCAATTGGTACCACAGGCAGCTACGATTATGCCACGGTCAAATACAACGCGGCTACCGGCCAGCAACTGTGGGCTACGCGCTACAACGGCCCCGGCAACCGCAGCGACCAGGCGGCAAAACTGGCCGTTGACCCCAGCACGGGCCACGTGTATGTAACCGGTCGTTCCTACAGCGGCCCAGCCTTCAGCAGCTCCGATTATGCCACCCTGAAGTATGATGCCACCACGGGCCAGCAGCTCTGGGCTACGCGCTACAATGGTCCCGGCTCCGGCGTAGATGTGGCAACTGATGTAGCGCTGGATGCTGCTGGAAACGCCTACGTAACCGGCTACTCCGACAACAACAGCAGCGGCGAAAGCTATGACTTTGCCACGCTGAAATACGATGCCACCACGGGCCAGCAACTCTGGGACATTCGCTACGACGGTTCCCCTAACCGCATCGATCAGGCCAACGGCCTCGCCGTGGACGCCGCCGGCAACGTGTACGTGACGGGCAGTTCCTACAGCCTCTACGTGAACACCGATTTTGCCACCATCAAGTACGTGCAGACTAGCACTACCGCTTCCGCTGGTGTGGTAGCTGCCACGCGTTCAGCCTTCACCACCGCTGGTAGCAATGTGCAGGAGCTAGCCGTATACCCCAACCCGGCTGCCGGCCAAGCGGCAGTGAGCTTCCGGCCGGTGCTCGATGGGCCGGCGCAGGTGCTCGTCTACAACCAGCTAGGCCAGCAAGTAGCCAGCCTCTACGAAGGCACCGTGCGCAAAGGCCAGCACTACGAGCTGCCACTCCACAGCCACAAGCTCGCGCCGGGCTTGTACACCTGCTCCTTGCTCGTGGGCGGCCAGCGCGAAACGGTGCGGGTGCTGGTCGCACACTAG
- a CDS encoding T9SS type A sorting domain-containing protein, with product MKQAFTWLLFLAASLLLHPSGALAQASPPQLISKAQRALPALRPQNVLPPGVPALRHPLPGNGANRLTNRPARVRSGQKVAAAARGVSAQDVTTGSATEVASEVWIALYRNNRRLRIADMTVDAAGNTYVTGSQLYAVGTFAVADYITLKYSPSGQQLWESIYNSSTPLGTGSYDAAAAITVDATGNVYVTGSSGLGYATLKYSPSGQELWVVRGFAGGKDIAVDGTGNVYVTGNQTAKYTVNGQLLWTALGGSHLVVNVADNVYVTGGGTTRKYAANGQQLWAAQYSDVSNGSFYLANDIAADAAGNVYVTGYAYNESNSDYVTLKYDVATGQQLWIGRYNGHSNRNDEATALALDAAGNVLVTGSSGNNSGSNADYATLKYNGITGQQVWESRYEGPSTASASSEGARDLVVDAAGNVYVTGRTASSRSRSDYATVKYSAGGQQVWEARYDYDADDEATNVALDAAGNVYVTGSFYSLGSTDSNGFNTIKYQQNNVQQLWEARFNAATNGAEVATDIATDAAGNVFVTGYAYNGSNYDYATVKYSPTGQQLWEAHYDGNGDELPVELVVDAAGNVIVTGTSYGLNADYATVKYSPSGQQLWAIRFSGVSNKDDLAAGVAVDAAGNVYVTGTSYQATNYDYITCKYLASGQRSWVAGFIGYGDDADVATDIGVDAAGDVYVTGTSYAGTKSDYATVKYEGISGVPAWTSFYASLISSYNVAAGLAISAAGDLVVTGISDSGSSYDYATARYSSANGFQLWGARYNGPGNKDDLATSVAIDNNTGNVYVTGYSNSGGSTGWDYATLQYSRSGQQQWVARYDGPANSYDEATALVVDGAGNAYVTGLSYNNDGTDDYLTVKYSASGQQAWTARYNGPGNSYDEAAALSLDAAGNVYVTGFSLGSGTSYDFATLKYSQSTGIGPVALAGATPLVTASASLAVAAPTRQLQELAVYPNPATGPTTVSFRPVQDGAAQVQLYNQLGQKVASLYEGKVRKGQHYELPLNSEKLAAGLYTCSLLVNGQRESVRVLISR from the coding sequence ATGAAACAGGCTTTTACGTGGTTGCTATTCTTGGCGGCAAGCTTACTGCTGCACCCATCGGGCGCCTTGGCGCAGGCCAGCCCGCCTCAACTTATCAGTAAAGCGCAACGAGCCTTGCCAGCATTGCGGCCGCAGAACGTGCTACCCCCTGGGGTGCCCGCCTTGCGCCACCCGCTACCCGGCAATGGGGCCAACCGGTTGACGAACCGACCAGCACGTGTCAGGTCGGGTCAGAAAGTAGCCGCAGCAGCAAGAGGCGTTAGCGCTCAGGATGTCACAACCGGATCAGCCACGGAAGTGGCTAGTGAGGTCTGGATTGCCCTCTATAGAAATAATAGAAGGCTTCGGATTGCGGATATGACGGTGGATGCAGCCGGTAATACGTATGTGACCGGCTCCCAACTCTATGCGGTGGGCACGTTTGCTGTCGCCGACTACATCACTCTCAAGTACTCGCCTAGCGGCCAGCAACTCTGGGAAAGCATCTACAACAGCTCCACACCACTTGGCACGGGAAGCTACGATGCGGCAGCGGCTATAACCGTGGACGCGACGGGCAATGTCTACGTAACGGGTTCGAGCGGACTTGGGTATGCTACCCTAAAGTATTCTCCCAGCGGCCAAGAGCTTTGGGTGGTGCGCGGATTCGCCGGTGGGAAAGATATAGCCGTAGATGGGACGGGTAACGTGTATGTGACGGGTAACCAGACAGCCAAGTACACTGTTAATGGGCAACTACTCTGGACGGCTCTCGGAGGCTCCCATTTAGTTGTAAATGTGGCGGACAACGTGTACGTCACCGGAGGAGGCACCACCCGCAAGTACGCGGCCAACGGCCAACAACTTTGGGCTGCTCAGTATAGCGACGTTAGCAATGGGTCTTTTTATTTAGCCAATGATATAGCCGCGGATGCGGCAGGCAATGTGTATGTAACCGGCTACGCGTATAATGAGAGCAACTCCGACTATGTCACGCTCAAGTATGACGTGGCCACTGGCCAGCAACTTTGGATAGGTCGCTACAATGGCCATAGCAACCGCAACGACGAAGCTACTGCCTTGGCCCTGGACGCCGCTGGTAACGTGCTGGTGACCGGGAGTAGTGGCAACAATTCCGGCTCCAATGCCGACTATGCCACGCTCAAGTACAACGGCATTACCGGTCAGCAAGTCTGGGAATCCCGCTACGAGGGACCTAGTACCGCGAGTGCCAGTAGCGAGGGGGCGAGGGACCTAGTGGTGGATGCGGCGGGCAACGTGTACGTTACAGGAAGAACTGCTAGTTCACGTTCTAGGTCGGATTACGCGACGGTAAAGTACTCGGCCGGCGGCCAACAAGTCTGGGAAGCCCGCTACGACTATGATGCGGATGATGAAGCCACGAACGTGGCGCTAGATGCCGCTGGCAATGTATACGTGACGGGCAGTTTCTATAGCCTTGGCTCTACTGATAGTAATGGCTTCAACACCATCAAATACCAGCAAAACAATGTGCAGCAGCTTTGGGAAGCGCGCTTCAACGCGGCCACCAACGGGGCGGAAGTAGCCACGGATATTGCCACAGATGCCGCAGGGAACGTGTTTGTGACGGGCTACGCCTACAACGGCAGCAACTACGACTATGCCACCGTCAAGTATTCGCCCACGGGCCAGCAGCTCTGGGAAGCCCACTACGACGGCAACGGCGACGAGCTACCGGTGGAACTAGTTGTTGATGCGGCTGGCAACGTGATAGTGACGGGCACGTCCTACGGCCTCAACGCCGACTATGCCACTGTCAAATATTCGCCGAGCGGTCAGCAGTTGTGGGCCATTCGCTTTAGTGGGGTCAGCAACAAGGATGATCTGGCGGCAGGGGTGGCCGTGGACGCCGCGGGCAATGTGTACGTAACGGGCACCTCTTACCAAGCGACCAACTACGACTATATCACGTGCAAGTATTTGGCGAGTGGGCAGCGGTCGTGGGTTGCAGGCTTTATTGGGTACGGCGACGATGCCGACGTGGCAACAGATATAGGCGTGGATGCGGCCGGCGATGTATACGTGACGGGCACTTCGTACGCGGGAACTAAGAGTGACTATGCCACAGTGAAATACGAGGGAATTAGTGGCGTGCCAGCATGGACCAGCTTTTACGCCTCGCTCATCAGTAGCTATAATGTGGCAGCAGGTTTAGCCATCAGTGCCGCCGGTGACTTAGTCGTGACTGGCATTTCCGATAGTGGTAGCAGCTACGACTACGCCACCGCGCGTTACTCATCTGCCAATGGGTTTCAGCTATGGGGTGCCCGTTACAATGGGCCCGGCAACAAGGATGACCTAGCCACTTCCGTAGCAATTGACAATAATACCGGCAACGTATATGTAACAGGGTATTCCAACAGTGGTGGCAGTACGGGATGGGATTATGCCACCTTGCAGTATTCGAGAAGCGGCCAGCAACAATGGGTAGCGCGTTACGATGGCCCTGCCAACAGCTATGATGAAGCCACAGCCCTGGTGGTGGATGGCGCCGGTAACGCCTACGTAACGGGCTTGTCCTACAACAACGACGGAACCGATGACTACCTCACCGTCAAGTATTCGGCCAGCGGCCAGCAGGCATGGACCGCCCGATACAATGGCCCCGGCAATAGCTATGACGAGGCCGCAGCACTCTCCCTAGATGCCGCGGGCAACGTGTACGTGACGGGCTTCTCGCTCGGGAGTGGCACCAGCTACGACTTTGCTACGCTCAAGTACAGCCAAAGTACTGGCATAGGCCCGGTAGCATTGGCTGGCGCAACCCCACTCGTAACGGCTAGCGCGTCACTGGCCGTAGCGGCCCCTACCAGACAGTTGCAGGAACTGGCCGTCTATCCAAATCCGGCCACTGGCCCGACCACCGTCAGCTTCCGGCCGGTGCAGGATGGAGCAGCGCAGGTACAACTCTACAACCAGCTCGGTCAGAAGGTAGCCAGCCTCTATGAAGGCAAAGTGCGCAAGGGGCAGCACTACGAGCTGCCCCTCAACAGCGAGAAACTAGCGGCGGGCTTGTACACCTGCTCGTTGCTCGTCAACGGTCAGCGCGAATCCGTCCGTGTGCTGATTAGCCGGTAG